The Flavobacterium sp. IMCC34852 genome contains the following window.
ACTTAAATTCTCTAGTTTTATGTTTTGTTGCAAGTTTGCTTCATCAAAACAAAACCAATGAAGAAGATTTACACCTTAATCCTTTTTTTAGTTGCTTGTCTAAGCAATGCCCAACAAATAGTTTCCGGAACTGTATTAGATGAAAAAAATAAACCCATAGTCGGAGCCAATATTTTTATCGATGGCACTTACGATGGCGGTTCTTCAGATGAAAACGGGAATTTTAAATTCACCACAACCGCCATTGGCAATCAGATTTTAGTGATTAGTTTCTTGACTTATGAAACTTTAAAAACGCCAATTGACGTGGCTACTTGCCAAAATAAATCCTTCAAACTTAAAGAAAGTGTCAATTCACTCGATGCGGTTATAGTAACTGCCGGAACTTTTGATGCCGGTGAGAAAGCAAGAGTTTCGGTTTTGAAACCCTTAGACATTGTTACAACAGCAGGCGCAATGGGAGATATCGTCTCAGCATTACAAACTTTACCCGGAACACAAACTGTAGGCGAAGACGGAAGATTGTTCGTTCGCGGTGGTGAAGCCGATGAAACCCAAACTTTTGTAGACGGTATTCGCGTAGCACAACCTTATGGCGCCACGACTGCCAATGTGCCAACGCGTGGTAGATTTTCACCTTTTTTGTTCAGCGGAATGTCGTTTTCTACCGGTGGTTATTCTGCCGAATATGGCGAAGCGTTGTCGAGTGTTTTATTGCTAAATACCCAAGACGAAGCTGTTGAAGAGAAAACTGATATTTCTTTGATGAGCGTTGGTTTAGGTTTGGCCAATACCCAAAAATGGAAAAAAAATTCCTTGAGTTTTAATACGGCTTATATCAATTTGGCGCCGTACCAAAAAGTATTTCCGCAACGCGCCGATTGGAACAAACCTTTCCAATCACTTTCGGGTGAAGCAGTTTACCGATACAGTTTTACGAGTGGTATTTTTAAATTATACGCCGCTTTTGAAGCTTCCCAATTCGACATCAACAGTGAGTCGATTAACAATCCCGATAAAATCAGAGTGGATTTGGATAATAATAATTTTTACTTGAATTCCTCTTACAAAGGCAATTTTGGTTCGCAATGGCAATTGTTTACCGGTTTGAGTTATGGTTATAGCCAAAATAAAATTGGTTTAGATTTAGACAATGTAGCCAACTCAGAACATGCGTCTCATTTGAAACTAAAATTAAAAAAATCATTTTCAGATAGGGTAAAGCTTTCTTTTGGCGGCGATTATTTTATCACAAAATTTGACGAAGATTTCAAACCATACGAAAGAGATATTTTTAACAGTGGCTACAACGCTAACATTGCAGCTTTCTTCACCGAAGCGGATATTTTCTTCTCTAAAAAGTTTGCTGTAAAATTAGGAGCAAGGTTATCTAACAATGATTTACTTGACGAAACAGTCGTTGCTCCGAGAGCATCCTTGGCTTATAAAATTTCCAAAAACGGTCAGTTTTCTTTTGCTTACGGCAGTTTTACCCAAGCGCCAAGACAAGATTATTTAAAATATGCCGATTATTTGGAAAGCGAAAAGGCACAGCATTATATTTTGAATTACCAATACAGCAAAGACCGCAGAACATTCCGCGCTGAAGCTTACTTTAAAGACTATTCCGATTTGGTGAAGTACGACACAGATACGGCTCAATTTGATACCGATTTCAGCAATACCGGTTCCGGTTATGCCAAAGGTTTAGACATTTTTTGGAGAGACAATAAGACCGTTAAAAATGTAGAATACTGGGTTTCTTATTCGTTTATCGATACCCAAAGAAACTATAAAAATTATACAGCAGAAGTAACGCCAAGTTTTGTTGCCAATCATAGTTTAAGCGTCGTAAGCAAATGGTGGATTAACAAACTGAAATCACAATTGAGTATCACCAATTCCTTCACGACCGGAAGACCTTACAACAATCCGAATGAGTCGGAGTTTATGAACGGCAGAACCAAAGGCTACAATAATTTGAGTTTGGGCTGGGCTTATTTAATGTCGCAACAAAAGATTTTGTACTTTTCAGTATCGAATGTATTGGGAACTCAAAATGTTTTTGGTTACGAATATGCCAACTCGCCCAACACAGAAGGCGTTTATAACCGAAGAACCATCAGACCAACCGCGGATCAGTTTTTCTTTGTTGGTTTCTTTTGGACGATTAGTGAGAATAAGAAGGATAATCAGTTGAATAATCTATAAGTTTCTGAGTAACTGAGTCGCTGAGTAACTGAGAAAAGGCTCAGGAACTTATATACTCAGAAACTAAGCCACTCAAAAAAAACAATTCATCCCCAAAAATCAACAGTTCGGTAAGTATAAGTTTTACAGCAATCAAAACCGAGATACTTTTGGACTATAAAATAACAAGAGTTTTAATCATCAATACATTAAAAGACATGACAAAAATTATCACTACAATCGCTTTTTTCGTTTGCTCTTTATTATCGGCGCAAACACAATATGAACAAGGTATGGCCAAATCACTCGGACTTTGGGGTGAAGGAAAAGCACAGGAAGCTTCGGATTTGATGGAACGCATTGCCGCTGCAGAAAAAAACAATTGGTTGCCCAATTATTATGTAGCTTTGATTAATACAACAGAAGCTTTCAATCCGGCAAATAAAGCCAAAGTAGCTGCCTTGTTGGAAAAAGCACAAAATGCCCAAGATGCAGCTTCTATGATTAGCTTAAATAATCCGGAACTGATGGTCATGCAAGCGATGATTTATACCGCTTTGATTGTTCAGGATCCGATGGTCAACGGGATGAAGTATTCTCCAAAAGTGACAGAATTGTATACCAAAGCCAAAATCATTGCTCCGGAAAATCCAAGAGTAGTATATTGCAAAGCCGAATTTGAAATCAACAGCGCACCATGGACCGGAGCCGATGTGAAAAAATTGTGTCAAGACTTGCAAAGTGCCATTCCGTTGTTTGAAAAATTTCAACCCGAATCACCTTTTCATCCCAAATGGGGATCAGACAGAGCCAAAGAAGCTTTGAAAAATTGTAAATAAGAAGGTGATAAGGTGCTAAGGTTCTAAGTAAAAAAACCTCAGTACCTTAGAACCTCAGAACCTAAAAAAAAATAGAAATCATGGAAAACCAAAACCAAAACAAAGAAGTAAACAAATTAGGCGGAATGATATTCGTCGGATTCATGTTTGTGGGCATCGCATCCGGAATGTATTTTGGTCACGTTGCTGTCGGCACTTTAGCCGGAATGGGTGTAGGATTCATTGCTTCGGCTATGTATCGCTCAGAAAAAAATAAATAAGAAAAAAAACACTAAGGCGCTGAGGTTCTAAGTAAAGACCTCAGTACCTTAGAACCTAAAAGAAAAGTAATGAAACAATTGATAAAAGAAATCCCAAGAGCTATCATCATCTCCATCAGCATCTTTTTCGTGTTGTTGTTAATCAGACTGATTACCGGAAACCAAGTAGCTTTTGATTATGCTTTGTTGGTTAACTTTGGGTACAACATGCTTTACGGATTCTCGTTGTACTTTGCCAATGCAGCTATTTTTATTTATTTGGATCAAGTATTTAAAGCGGAAAGATTTACACCCAAACGCATATTAATAGGCTTTGTTTCTTCGTTTCTGATTTCTATTGTTGTTATTTTTTTACTGCGAATTTTTGAAGATGTGGTCGTCGAAGGTGTTTCGTTTAGGGACTTTTTAAGCCAAGAACAATTGTCCAATTATTTAGTAGCGGTGATTATCACTTTCATAGTTACTTTAGCTTTTCACGCGTTTTATTTTTACAAAGCCTACGCCGAAAACAAAGTCAAAGAGCAAAAGGTAATCGCCGGAACCGCTTCGGCACAGTTTGAAAGTTTGAAGAACCAAATTGATCCGCATTTTTTGTTCAATAGCTTGAATGTGTTGAGTTCACTGATAGAAGAAAACCCCGATAATGCTCAACGATTTACGACTTCTTTGTCCAAAATTTACCGCTATGTTTTGGAACAAAAAGACAAAGAATTGGTTTCGGTTGAGGAAGAGTTGGCTTTCGCCAAAACTTATATGAACTTACTCAAAATGCGTTTTGAAAACAGCATCAGTTATGAACTACCAACTCATTTCGATAATCCGGAAGCTAAAGTGGTGCCGTTATCCTTGCAACTTTTACTGGAAAACACCATCAAGCACAATGTGGCAAGCGAGCAAAAGCCGTTGCACATCAAAATTTATATTGAAAATAATTATTTAATCGTTGAGAATAATTTACAGAAGAAAGAAGTCTTGCAAGACCGAAAAGGTGTTGGCTTACAAAACATAGTCAACCGTTATGGATTAATTTCAGAGCGCAAAGTCTTGGTCGATCAAACGGAAACAGCCTTCAAAGTAAAAATTCCCATTTTAACCAAACAAATAGTCCTCATGGAAACACAAAATATTTACAACGAGAATATGGCTTACATGAAAGCCAAAGAACGAGTAGAAAAACTAAAAGGATTTTACGGCAATTTAATTTCCTACTGCTGTGTGATTCCGTTTTTAATCTTTATTAATTTAAAAACCGGCGGTTTTCAATGGTTTTGGTTTCCCATGTTGGGTTGGGGAATGGGATTGACCTTTCATGCCTTAGAAACTTTTGGCTACGGAAAAAGTTGGGAAGAACGTAAAATCAGAGAAATTTTAAATAAAGAAAATAGTCAGCATAACAAATGGAGTTAATCATGGAAACAAATAATAACGACTTCGAAAGATACCAACGCGCCAAAAAACAAGTGGAGCAAATCAAAGGTTTTTACAGTCACTTGGCTTCTTATATCTTGGTCATGGCGATTTTAATTTTTATCAATTTAAAATACACCCCACAATACCTTTGGTTTCTTTGGTCTATGATGGGTTGGGGAATTGGTTTGTTTTTTCATGCAATGAAAGTCTTCAATTGGTTCCCGTTCTTCAACCAAGAATGGGAAGAAAAAAAGATCAAAGAATACATGGAGGAAGAAAATAAAAGAAATAAATTTGAATAATGATGGGAAATCTAGACGAAATCAAATACCAAGAAGCGGTAAAAAGGGTCAAGCGAATCAAAGGATTCTACAGTCACGCTGCGGTTTATGTGGTGATTAACATCATACTGTTGATTGTAAACACTCAAAACTCTACCGAAGGCTTTTTTCATTGGAAAAATTTTGTCACAGCTATGTTTTGGGGCATCGGTTTAGTCGCTCACGGTTTTTCTGTTTTTGTACCCACCATGATTTTGGGCAAAAATTGGGAAGACAAAAAGATTAAAGAGTTGATGGAGAAGGAGAAAAATAATAAATGGGAATAAAATAGGCGCTAATGCGCTGAGGTACTGAGGTTAAAGAAAAAAAAGGCCTCAGAACCTTAGAGCCTCAGAACCTTAAGAACCTTAAGAAAAATGAATATCATCATCATCGAAGACGAAAAGCCCGCAGCCAGATTACTCCAACGCAAAGTGGAAAAACTGGGCTTGCCAATCAATACACTTTTACATTCTGTAGAAGAATCTATCCAATGGTTTAACACCAATCCGCATCCTGATTTGATTTTTTTGGATATCCAATTGTCCGACGGTTTGTCGTTTGAAATCTTTGAGCATACAGACATTAAAAGTGCCGTTATTTTTACCACAGCTTATGACGAATATGCATTGCGTGCGTTTAAACTGAACAGTATCGATTACTTATTGAAACCAATAGATGAAGACGATTTGGAAAAGGCGGTCAACAAATTCAAAGCGAGAAACATAGCAGCGCCGAATCTTTCTTTGGATTTTGAAATGATTAAAAAAATGTTGGTCAACCCCATTGACCGAACTTATAAAAAACGTTTCACTATCAAAATGGGACAACAATTGAAGATGATTAACATTGAGGAAGTCGAATGTTTTTACAGCGAAAACAAAGGCACTTATTTACACACTTCAGACAACCGAGAT
Protein-coding sequences here:
- a CDS encoding TonB-dependent receptor; the protein is MKKIYTLILFLVACLSNAQQIVSGTVLDEKNKPIVGANIFIDGTYDGGSSDENGNFKFTTTAIGNQILVISFLTYETLKTPIDVATCQNKSFKLKESVNSLDAVIVTAGTFDAGEKARVSVLKPLDIVTTAGAMGDIVSALQTLPGTQTVGEDGRLFVRGGEADETQTFVDGIRVAQPYGATTANVPTRGRFSPFLFSGMSFSTGGYSAEYGEALSSVLLLNTQDEAVEEKTDISLMSVGLGLANTQKWKKNSLSFNTAYINLAPYQKVFPQRADWNKPFQSLSGEAVYRYSFTSGIFKLYAAFEASQFDINSESINNPDKIRVDLDNNNFYLNSSYKGNFGSQWQLFTGLSYGYSQNKIGLDLDNVANSEHASHLKLKLKKSFSDRVKLSFGGDYFITKFDEDFKPYERDIFNSGYNANIAAFFTEADIFFSKKFAVKLGARLSNNDLLDETVVAPRASLAYKISKNGQFSFAYGSFTQAPRQDYLKYADYLESEKAQHYILNYQYSKDRRTFRAEAYFKDYSDLVKYDTDTAQFDTDFSNTGSGYAKGLDIFWRDNKTVKNVEYWVSYSFIDTQRNYKNYTAEVTPSFVANHSLSVVSKWWINKLKSQLSITNSFTTGRPYNNPNESEFMNGRTKGYNNLSLGWAYLMSQQKILYFSVSNVLGTQNVFGYEYANSPNTEGVYNRRTIRPTADQFFFVGFFWTISENKKDNQLNNL
- a CDS encoding 2TM domain-containing protein, which translates into the protein MKQLIKEIPRAIIISISIFFVLLLIRLITGNQVAFDYALLVNFGYNMLYGFSLYFANAAIFIYLDQVFKAERFTPKRILIGFVSSFLISIVVIFLLRIFEDVVVEGVSFRDFLSQEQLSNYLVAVIITFIVTLAFHAFYFYKAYAENKVKEQKVIAGTASAQFESLKNQIDPHFLFNSLNVLSSLIEENPDNAQRFTTSLSKIYRYVLEQKDKELVSVEEELAFAKTYMNLLKMRFENSISYELPTHFDNPEAKVVPLSLQLLLENTIKHNVASEQKPLHIKIYIENNYLIVENNLQKKEVLQDRKGVGLQNIVNRYGLISERKVLVDQTETAFKVKIPILTKQIVLMETQNIYNENMAYMKAKERVEKLKGFYGNLISYCCVIPFLIFINLKTGGFQWFWFPMLGWGMGLTFHALETFGYGKSWEERKIREILNKENSQHNKWS
- a CDS encoding 2TM domain-containing protein, with the translated sequence METNNNDFERYQRAKKQVEQIKGFYSHLASYILVMAILIFINLKYTPQYLWFLWSMMGWGIGLFFHAMKVFNWFPFFNQEWEEKKIKEYMEEENKRNKFE
- a CDS encoding 2TM domain-containing protein, encoding MMGNLDEIKYQEAVKRVKRIKGFYSHAAVYVVINIILLIVNTQNSTEGFFHWKNFVTAMFWGIGLVAHGFSVFVPTMILGKNWEDKKIKELMEKEKNNKWE
- a CDS encoding LytR/AlgR family response regulator transcription factor codes for the protein MNIIIIEDEKPAARLLQRKVEKLGLPINTLLHSVEESIQWFNTNPHPDLIFLDIQLSDGLSFEIFEHTDIKSAVIFTTAYDEYALRAFKLNSIDYLLKPIDEDDLEKAVNKFKARNIAAPNLSLDFEMIKKMLVNPIDRTYKKRFTIKMGQQLKMINIEEVECFYSENKGTYLHTSDNRDYLLDNTLEQLETELDPKDFYRVSRKFIIPMKAIKEIQLHSNSRLKVILPTYKDDEIIVARERVSEFKEWLG